The window GAACTGCATCCAGCCCGTGTCGCGCTGGGCCAAGCTGTCGGTCTGGTCGTCCCAGACGCTCCAGGGGGGAGCCATGGCACGGTTGACGTCAACCATAACTATCGGTAATCTCGCCCCGCTTGCCCAGTGGAGCATCTCGTGCATTAAAGCCAATCCCTGGGCGGCTGTAGCGGTGAAGGCCCTCGCCCCTGTTGCGGAGGCACCTATGGTTGCGGCCATAGCAGAGTGCTCGCTCTCGACCGGGACGTACTGGATGTCAGCCTCTCCGTTGGCTATGAACTCGGCTATCTTCTCGATGATGCTCGTCTGGGGCGTGATCGGGTAAGCGGCGACGACCTGAACGCGCGCATGCTTGACCGCGTATGCAGCGGCGTAGTTCCCGCTCACAACTTTTCTACTCGGCTTGTACTCGGCCATATCACTTCTCCTCCTTTTCCATCGTTATCGCGTTTGTCGGGCACTCGTTGGCGCAGATTCCGCAACCCTTACAGTAGTCGTAGTCCACAGCCACGTAACCGTCGGGCTTGATGTAGATTGCAGGCTCCGGACAGAACTTCCAGCAGATGTAGCACTTGACGCACTTCTCCTCGTTGATGACCGGCATGAAAGTTCTCCAGTCCCCGGTGAAGTTGCTTAACGTTGTTTCGAGACTTATGGGGGCCTCGGGATACTGCTCGACCGAGGTGAACACCAGCTTCCTCGCCTCGGTCTTTTTCTCCCCAAACAGGGTGTTCTCCAATCCCATCACCACCTTGGAATTTAAGGAAGGGAAGAGAAGATCAGAGCTCGTAAACGACGGTCTTGTTGTAGGCCTCTTCAGCTGCCCTGGCGTTCTTCTCTCCGAGGGCTCCGGAGAAGGTCTCCTTTATTGCCTCCAGGA of the Thermococcus sp. genome contains:
- a CDS encoding 3-methyl-2-oxobutanoate dehydrogenase subunit delta is translated as MGLENTLFGEKKTEARKLVFTSVEQYPEAPISLETTLSNFTGDWRTFMPVINEEKCVKCYICWKFCPEPAIYIKPDGYVAVDYDYCKGCGICANECPTNAITMEKEEK